Proteins from a single region of Dehalococcoidales bacterium:
- the leuS gene encoding leucine--tRNA ligase: protein MLARYNPQEIENKWQQKWAEDRLYEVAEDSSSPKWYALTMFPYTSGDLHIGHWYAEAPSDAHARFRRMQGYNVLHPMGFDAFGLPAENAAIKRGIHPFTWTMQNIENMRRQLKSIGAIYDWSREVITCLPEYYKWTQWFFLKLYQHGLAYQSQAPVNWCPGCQTVLANEQVLNGLCERCGTAVTHRDLEQWFFRITRYADELMQHEGIDWPERIKIMQRNWVGKSVGAEISFALDYPDISEKEIRVFTTRPDTLFGVTFMVLAPEHPLVARLTTPERKDDVEDYIRRSRQQTEIERLSTEKEKDGVFTGSHVTNPLNGEKVPIWIADYVLLSYGTGAVMGVPAHDERDFAFARKYDIPIRTVIAPPAWQGEELAEAYIEEGTMVNSDQFNGLTGQSGIEAICDFLEEKGYGKRAITYRLRDWLISRQRYWGAPIPMIYCEKCGVVPVPEEDLPVLLPRDADFKPTGESPLKYNEQFVNTTCPRCSSPARRETDTMDTFMCSSWYFLRYTSPHFDGAAFDPDRAKYWLPVDLYTGGAEHAVMHLLYARFFTKALRDMGLVDFGEPFTRLFNQGIIIADKQKMSKSRGNVVTPDIYVSELGADTVRAYLMFLAPWELGGEWNDSGISGISRWLHRTWNLVLEKYHPREDVTPPEREEAQKELSRITHQTIKKVTGDLERMRFNTMVAALMEFANYLARIKEAGKVTASDWQETLDKLLLLMAPAVPHFAEEMWQITGHEYSVHNQSWPAWDEELAKDEEITLVVQVNGKLRDRVTVPATITEAEARQKALESPRVKPYLDGKEIIKTIYAPGKLVSLVVK from the coding sequence ATGTTAGCCAGATACAATCCCCAGGAAATTGAAAACAAGTGGCAGCAAAAATGGGCTGAGGACAGGCTGTACGAGGTCGCTGAGGATAGCTCCAGTCCCAAGTGGTATGCCCTGACCATGTTCCCCTACACCTCCGGTGACCTCCATATCGGGCACTGGTATGCCGAAGCCCCTTCAGACGCCCATGCCCGCTTCAGGCGGATGCAGGGTTACAACGTGCTGCACCCGATGGGATTTGATGCCTTCGGACTGCCCGCCGAGAATGCCGCCATCAAACGCGGCATTCACCCCTTTACCTGGACAATGCAGAATATAGAGAACATGCGGCGCCAGTTGAAGAGCATCGGCGCTATTTATGACTGGAGCCGTGAGGTCATCACCTGCCTGCCGGAGTACTATAAGTGGACGCAGTGGTTCTTCCTGAAGCTGTACCAGCACGGCCTGGCCTACCAGAGCCAGGCTCCGGTCAACTGGTGCCCCGGTTGCCAGACGGTACTGGCCAATGAGCAGGTACTTAACGGCCTCTGCGAGCGCTGCGGGACGGCAGTCACCCACCGTGACCTGGAACAGTGGTTCTTCCGCATCACCCGCTATGCTGATGAACTGATGCAGCACGAGGGGATTGACTGGCCGGAGCGCATCAAGATAATGCAGCGGAACTGGGTGGGCAAGAGCGTCGGCGCCGAGATTTCCTTCGCTCTCGACTACCCTGATATTTCCGAAAAAGAGATTAGAGTATTTACCACCCGCCCGGATACCCTGTTCGGCGTTACCTTTATGGTGCTGGCCCCGGAGCACCCGCTGGTTGCCCGGCTGACCACACCGGAAAGAAAGGACGACGTCGAGGACTACATCCGCCGGTCAAGGCAGCAGACCGAGATCGAGCGCTTATCCACGGAAAAAGAAAAGGACGGGGTATTCACCGGCTCCCATGTCACTAACCCTCTGAACGGAGAAAAAGTACCCATCTGGATCGCCGACTACGTATTGCTGAGCTACGGCACCGGAGCGGTGATGGGAGTCCCCGCCCATGATGAGCGCGACTTCGCTTTCGCCAGGAAATATGACATCCCTATCAGAACGGTAATCGCCCCTCCGGCCTGGCAGGGGGAAGAACTGGCTGAAGCCTACATTGAAGAGGGCACCATGGTGAACTCGGACCAGTTCAACGGGCTCACCGGACAGTCGGGAATAGAAGCTATCTGCGATTTTCTGGAGGAGAAGGGCTACGGCAAACGCGCCATAACCTACCGTCTCCGCGACTGGCTTATCTCCCGTCAGCGGTACTGGGGAGCGCCGATACCGATGATTTACTGCGAGAAGTGCGGTGTTGTCCCCGTACCGGAAGAAGACCTGCCGGTATTGCTCCCCAGGGATGCGGATTTTAAACCTACCGGCGAATCACCGTTAAAATACAACGAGCAGTTCGTCAACACCACCTGCCCCCGCTGCTCCTCCCCGGCCCGGCGGGAGACTGACACCATGGATACCTTCATGTGCTCTTCCTGGTATTTCCTGCGCTATACCAGCCCCCATTTTGACGGCGCCGCTTTTGACCCGGACAGGGCCAAATACTGGCTGCCGGTAGACCTCTATACCGGTGGCGCCGAGCACGCCGTGATGCACCTGCTCTACGCCCGCTTCTTCACCAAAGCGCTGCGGGACATGGGGCTGGTTGATTTCGGTGAGCCGTTCACCCGGCTCTTCAACCAGGGAATCATCATCGCCGATAAGCAGAAGATGAGCAAGTCCCGCGGCAACGTAGTCACCCCTGATATCTATGTCTCCGAGCTGGGAGCGGACACGGTGCGCGCCTATCTCATGTTCCTGGCCCCCTGGGAACTGGGCGGGGAATGGAACGACAGCGGTATCAGCGGCATCAGCCGCTGGCTCCACCGCACCTGGAACCTTGTACTTGAGAAGTATCATCCCCGGGAAGACGTTACTCCGCCGGAGAGAGAGGAAGCCCAAAAGGAGCTAAGCCGCATTACCCACCAGACCATTAAAAAGGTCACCGGCGACCTGGAGAGAATGCGCTTCAACACGATGGTCGCCGCGCTTATGGAGTTCGCCAACTACCTGGCCAGGATTAAAGAAGCCGGTAAAGTCACTGCTTCGGACTGGCAAGAAACTCTTGATAAGCTACTCCTGTTAATGGCTCCTGCCGTTCCCCACTTCGCTGAGGAGATGTGGCAGATAACGGGGCATGAATACAGCGTCCACAATCAAAGCTGGCCCGCTTGGGATGAAGAGCTGGCCAAAGATGAAGAGATCACCCTGGTGGTGCAAGTCAACGGCAAACTGCGCGACCGCGTTACCGTCCCGGCCACCATCACCGAAGCCGAAGCCCGGCAAAAAGCCCTGGAAAGCCCGCGGGTGAAGCCTTACCTCGATGGCAAAGAAATCATTAAGACCATCTACGCACCCGGCAAACTGGTCAGCCTGGTGGTTAAGTAG
- a CDS encoding cell division protein FtsZ, whose protein sequence is MKILTIGIGECGGRIADEFERLNKRARSMRGVEIVTGTFALDTDTAALSELSSLKADYKRRILVGVRENRGQGKVSINEIGAAIAKKEGDKLLNEVRLVKRFQETDAILVAASGAGGTGSGAMPVIIRNLKEKYQDKAVYGLVVFPFEHEIQAEARLVLNTASCLKSSYTVADAIFIIDNQEYVQRDSSLIHDLGRLNQFIIEPFYNLLRAGEEKKTRYIGSKLMDAGDIMETIKGWTVLGHGQSPLSLTSQMIKSLNFKKKGAETDVGIKVMEEAFSNLSVKCNPSDAATALFLLSAPAREITMNLLEYLGNYMKNVATNAIIRSGDYPVEKGLISIDVILSQLGDVEKVREIYGAAVNVPGEVTSGESNSDDEI, encoded by the coding sequence ATGAAGATTCTGACAATAGGAATAGGAGAATGTGGCGGGCGCATCGCCGATGAGTTCGAAAGATTAAACAAACGGGCAAGGAGTATGCGTGGCGTTGAAATAGTCACGGGTACATTTGCCCTGGATACAGATACGGCCGCTTTAAGTGAGCTTAGCTCACTTAAAGCCGATTATAAGCGGCGGATTCTTGTAGGTGTACGGGAAAACAGGGGGCAAGGTAAGGTCTCAATAAATGAGATTGGTGCCGCCATAGCCAAGAAAGAGGGCGATAAACTACTAAACGAAGTGCGTTTAGTGAAGAGATTCCAGGAGACGGACGCTATCCTGGTAGCGGCCAGTGGCGCCGGTGGTACAGGTTCCGGGGCGATGCCGGTAATAATCCGGAACCTGAAAGAGAAATATCAGGATAAAGCGGTATATGGCCTGGTCGTGTTTCCTTTTGAACATGAAATACAGGCTGAGGCACGCCTGGTTCTTAATACAGCCAGCTGCCTCAAATCATCCTATACCGTGGCTGACGCGATATTTATCATTGACAATCAGGAATATGTTCAACGGGATTCTTCTCTGATACACGATTTAGGAAGACTCAATCAATTCATTATTGAGCCTTTTTACAATCTGCTCCGTGCCGGTGAAGAAAAGAAGACGAGGTATATCGGTTCAAAATTGATGGATGCCGGCGATATTATGGAAACGATAAAAGGCTGGACCGTTCTGGGTCATGGCCAGTCACCTTTATCCTTAACAAGTCAGATGATAAAGTCACTGAATTTCAAAAAGAAGGGCGCGGAAACTGATGTGGGAATAAAAGTCATGGAAGAGGCATTCAGCAATTTGTCTGTTAAATGCAACCCTTCTGACGCCGCCACTGCCCTCTTTTTACTATCAGCCCCCGCCAGGGAAATCACCATGAATTTGCTGGAGTATCTGGGTAATTATATGAAGAATGTGGCGACGAATGCTATTATCAGAAGCGGGGATTATCCGGTTGAAAAGGGACTGATAAGTATCGATGTCATCCTTTCTCAGCTTGGAGATGTTGAGAAAGTACGAGAAATCTATGGAGCAGCGGTTAATGTACCAGGAGAGGTTACGAGCGGGGAATCTAACAGTGATGATGAAATCTGA